A genomic window from Hippocampus zosterae strain Florida chromosome 13, ASM2543408v3, whole genome shotgun sequence includes:
- the LOC127613898 gene encoding circadian locomoter output cycles protein kaput-like isoform X3 gives MTSSIADDCSIFDGLMEEDEKDKAKRVSRNKSEKKRRDQFNVLIKELGTMLPGNTRKMDKSTILQKSIDFLCKHKEIAAQSESSEIRQDWKPPFLSNEEFTQLMLEALDGFFIAIMTDGNILYVSESVTSLLEHLPADLVDQNLLNFLPVGEHSDVYKALSTHPNDPETLTSDYLKSKNYMEFCCHMLRGSIDPKEPPIYEYVSFIGNFKSLNNVPNVTRNGLAGVLQRSLQPAFDDQVCFVATVRLTKPQFIKEMCTVEEPNEEFTSRHSLEWKFLFLDHRAPPIIGYLPFEVLGTSGYDYYHVDDLETLAKCHEHLMQYGKGKSCYYRFLTKGQQWIWLQTHYYITYHQWNSRPEFIVCTHTVVSYAEVRAEQRRELGIEESKPEVTMDKSQDSGSELNTSSLKEALERFDRSRTPSTSSRSSRKSSSHVSDNTCTSSKLHMDTATPPRQSLASTMDMTSQRRSSISSQSMSSQTTGQSVTPSMISQQQQQQQQQQQQQQQQQQQQQHQQQQQQQHQQQQQQQQQQQQQQPQPQQLQSNVQPVMEFSAQVNAMQHLKEQLEQRTRMIQANIQRQQEELRNIQEQLQRVQGQGIQQQGGAMNMPLPQVAPVQQTTALSNQVPQAAINPVHSGTQPLTIQQQAPPPQPSLQQQTQRQSQQPPQAQPQTQNSVPTQLYNTMMISQPGQHNVLQISTSLPQNNTPQGTTVATFTQDRQIRFPAGQQLVTKLVTAPMACGAVMVPTSMFMGQVVTAYNPFGGQQQGGQTQTLTLQPAQPPQGQTDGSNQTAVVAQSGQQGQQQQQFLQGTRLLHSNQSTQLILQAAFPLQQQGSFTQTTHQQQQQQQQQQQQQQQQSQQRQQQQQSHHQRHPQQLKPQPQKQQKAPSSHRTDSVSSQPQ, from the exons ATGACATCAAGCATTGC GGATGATTGTAGCATCTTTGATGGGTTGATGGAAGAAGATGAAAAGGACAAAGCAAAACG CGTTTCCCGGAACAAGTCTGAGAAGAAACGGAGAGACCAGTTCAATGTCCTCATCAAGGAACTTGGCACCATGTTGCCTGGCAACACCAGGAAGATGGACAAGTCCACCATCCTGCAGAAAAGTATCGACTTCCTGTGTAAACACAAAG AAATCGCTGCCCAGTCTGAGTCCAGTGAGATCAGACAGGACTGGAAGCCGCCATTTCTTAGCAATGAGGAGTTCACCCAGCTCATGTTGGAG GCACTGGATGGCTTCTTCATAGCAATAATGACTGATGGGAATATCCTCTATGTGTCAGAAAGTGTCACCTCATTACTGGAACACCTTCCT GCTGAcctggtggaccagaatttgtTAAACTTCCTGCCAGTTGGAGAGCACTCAGATGTGTACAAAGCCTTGTCCACACACCCCAACGACCCAGAAACCCTCACGTCAGATTATTTAAAGA GTAAAAACTACATGGAATTTTGTTGTCATATGCTCCGAGGGTCAATTGATCCAAAAGAACCTCCTATCTATGAATATGTCAGCTTCATTGGAAATTTCAAGTCACTCAACAATG TTCCTAACGTGACAAGAAATGGTCTGGCGGGGGTTTTACAGCGCTCTCTTCAGCCAGCCTTTGATGACCAAGTGTGCTTCGTAGCTACTGTACGGCTAACTAAACCTCAGTTTATCAAG GAGATGTGTACAGTGGAAGAGCCCAATGAAGAATTCACGTCTCGGCACAGTTTGGAATGGAAATTCCTTTTTCTAGACCACAG agCTCCACCAATTATAGGCTATTTACCATTTGAGGTTCTGGGAACTTCAGGGTACGACTATTATCACGTGGACGACCTGGAGACCCTTGCTAAGTGCCACGAACACT TGATGCAGTACGGTAAAGGGAAGTCTTGTTACTACCGTTTCCTGACGAAAGGTCAACAGTGGATCTGGCTGCAGACGCACTACTACATCACCTATCACCAATGGAACTCTCGGCCTGAGTTTATTGTCTGCACACACACGGTAGTCAG CTATGCAGAAGTGAGGGCAGAGCAGCGAAGGGAGCTGGGCATTGAAGAGTCCAAACCTGAGGTCACTATGGATaag AGCCAGGACTCCGGTTCAGAGCTGAACACATCCAGCCTCAAGGAGGCATTAGAAAGGTTTGACCGCAGCCGAACACCCTCAACCTCTTCGCGAAGTTCCCGGAAGTCTTCATCGCATGTATCAGACAACACTTGCACTT CCTCCAAGCTACATATGGATACAGCCACGCCTCCACGACAATCTCTGGCTTCAACCATGGATATGACCTCACAGCGTCGCTCATCCATTAGCAGCCAG TCCATGAGCTCTCAGACTACTGGGCAGAGCGTCACACCAAGTATGATcagtcagcagcagcagcagcagcagcagcagcagcaacaacaacaacaacaacaacagcagcagcaacaccagcagcagcagcagcagcaacaccagcagcagcagcagcagcaacaacagcagcagcagcagcaaccacaaccacagcaacTGCAGTCAAACGTACAG CCCGTGATGGAGTTCTCAGCACAGGTGAATGCGATGCAGCATCTGAAGGAGCAACTAGAGCAAAGGACCAGAATGATACAGGCCAACATTCAGCGGCAGCAGGAGGAGCTAAGAAACATCCAGGAACAGCTGCAGAGGGTCCAGGGCCAGGGTATCCAG CAGCAGGGTGGAGCGATGAACATGCCGCTCCCCCAGGTGGCGCCGGTCCAGCAGACGACTGCTCTGAGCAATCAGGTCCCTCAAGCTGCAATTAACCCTGTGCATTCAGGAACACAGCCTCTCACCATCCAGCAACAGGCCCCTCCTCCTCAGCCAAGCCTTCAGCAGCAG ACTCAACGGCAGTCTCAGCAGCCTCCTCAGGCTCAGCCGCAGACCCAGAACTCTGTGCCAACCCAACTGTACAACACCATGATGATCTCCCAGCCGGGGCAGCACAACGTGCTGCAGATTAGCACCAGTCTGCCGCAGAACAATACTCCACAAGGCACAACTGTGGCCACCTTCACACAGGACCGTCAGATCCG ATTTCCAGCAGGGCAGCAGCTGGTTACTAAACTTGTAACAGCTCCAATGGCGTGTGGGGCAGTCATGGTTCCCACCTCCATGTTCATGGGCCAGGTGGTCACCGCGTATAACCCTTTTGGTGGGCAACAG CAGGgaggacaaacacagacactgaCCCTTCAACCAGCGCAACCTCCCCAGGGTCAGACTGACGGCTCCAACCAGACGGCTGTAGTGGCGCAAAGCGGCCAACaggggcagcagcagcagcaattcCTACAG GGCACTCGCCTTCTCCATAGTAACCAATCCACCCAGCTGATTCTGCAGGCAGCTTTCCCACTTCAGCAGCAGGGTAGTTTTACTCAGACAactcatcaacaacaacaacagcagcaacagcaacaacaacaacaacaacaacaatcacagCAAaggcaacaacagcaacaatccCACCACCAGAGGCATCCACAGCAACTTAAACCTCAGCCCCAGAAACAGCAGAAAGCGCCATCGTCACACAGGACTGACAGTGTCAGCAGCCAACCGCAGTAA
- the LOC127613898 gene encoding circadian locomoter output cycles protein kaput-like isoform X1, whose translation MTSSIADDCSIFDGLMEEDEKDKAKRVSRNKSEKKRRDQFNVLIKELGTMLPGNTRKMDKSTILQKSIDFLCKHKEIAAQSESSEIRQDWKPPFLSNEEFTQLMLEALDGFFIAIMTDGNILYVSESVTSLLEHLPADLVDQNLLNFLPVGEHSDVYKALSTHPNDPETLTSDYLKSKNYMEFCCHMLRGSIDPKEPPIYEYVSFIGNFKSLNNVPNVTRNGLAGVLQRSLQPAFDDQVCFVATVRLTKPQFIKEMCTVEEPNEEFTSRHSLEWKFLFLDHRAPPIIGYLPFEVLGTSGYDYYHVDDLETLAKCHEHLMQYGKGKSCYYRFLTKGQQWIWLQTHYYITYHQWNSRPEFIVCTHTVVSYAEVRAEQRRELGIEESKPEVTMDKSQDSGSELNTSSLKEALERFDRSRTPSTSSRSSRKSSSHVSDNTCTSSKLHMDTATPPRQSLASTMDMTSQRRSSISSQSMSSQTTGQSVTPSMISQQQQQQQQQQQQQQQQQQQQQHQQQQQQQHQQQQQQQQQQQQQQPQPQQLQSNVQPVMEFSAQVNAMQHLKEQLEQRTRMIQANIQRQQEELRNIQEQLQRVQGQGIQMLLQQQGGAMNMPLPQVAPVQQTTALSNQVPQAAINPVHSGTQPLTIQQQAPPPQPSLQQQTQRQSQQPPQAQPQTQNSVPTQLYNTMMISQPGQHNVLQISTSLPQNNTPQGTTVATFTQDRQIRFPAGQQLVTKLVTAPMACGAVMVPTSMFMGQVVTAYNPFGGQQQGGQTQTLTLQPAQPPQGQTDGSNQTAVVAQSGQQGQQQQQFLQGTRLLHSNQSTQLILQAAFPLQQQGSFTQTTHQQQQQQQQQQQQQQQQSQQRQQQQQSHHQRHPQQLKPQPQKQQKAPSSHRTDSVSSQPQ comes from the exons ATGACATCAAGCATTGC GGATGATTGTAGCATCTTTGATGGGTTGATGGAAGAAGATGAAAAGGACAAAGCAAAACG CGTTTCCCGGAACAAGTCTGAGAAGAAACGGAGAGACCAGTTCAATGTCCTCATCAAGGAACTTGGCACCATGTTGCCTGGCAACACCAGGAAGATGGACAAGTCCACCATCCTGCAGAAAAGTATCGACTTCCTGTGTAAACACAAAG AAATCGCTGCCCAGTCTGAGTCCAGTGAGATCAGACAGGACTGGAAGCCGCCATTTCTTAGCAATGAGGAGTTCACCCAGCTCATGTTGGAG GCACTGGATGGCTTCTTCATAGCAATAATGACTGATGGGAATATCCTCTATGTGTCAGAAAGTGTCACCTCATTACTGGAACACCTTCCT GCTGAcctggtggaccagaatttgtTAAACTTCCTGCCAGTTGGAGAGCACTCAGATGTGTACAAAGCCTTGTCCACACACCCCAACGACCCAGAAACCCTCACGTCAGATTATTTAAAGA GTAAAAACTACATGGAATTTTGTTGTCATATGCTCCGAGGGTCAATTGATCCAAAAGAACCTCCTATCTATGAATATGTCAGCTTCATTGGAAATTTCAAGTCACTCAACAATG TTCCTAACGTGACAAGAAATGGTCTGGCGGGGGTTTTACAGCGCTCTCTTCAGCCAGCCTTTGATGACCAAGTGTGCTTCGTAGCTACTGTACGGCTAACTAAACCTCAGTTTATCAAG GAGATGTGTACAGTGGAAGAGCCCAATGAAGAATTCACGTCTCGGCACAGTTTGGAATGGAAATTCCTTTTTCTAGACCACAG agCTCCACCAATTATAGGCTATTTACCATTTGAGGTTCTGGGAACTTCAGGGTACGACTATTATCACGTGGACGACCTGGAGACCCTTGCTAAGTGCCACGAACACT TGATGCAGTACGGTAAAGGGAAGTCTTGTTACTACCGTTTCCTGACGAAAGGTCAACAGTGGATCTGGCTGCAGACGCACTACTACATCACCTATCACCAATGGAACTCTCGGCCTGAGTTTATTGTCTGCACACACACGGTAGTCAG CTATGCAGAAGTGAGGGCAGAGCAGCGAAGGGAGCTGGGCATTGAAGAGTCCAAACCTGAGGTCACTATGGATaag AGCCAGGACTCCGGTTCAGAGCTGAACACATCCAGCCTCAAGGAGGCATTAGAAAGGTTTGACCGCAGCCGAACACCCTCAACCTCTTCGCGAAGTTCCCGGAAGTCTTCATCGCATGTATCAGACAACACTTGCACTT CCTCCAAGCTACATATGGATACAGCCACGCCTCCACGACAATCTCTGGCTTCAACCATGGATATGACCTCACAGCGTCGCTCATCCATTAGCAGCCAG TCCATGAGCTCTCAGACTACTGGGCAGAGCGTCACACCAAGTATGATcagtcagcagcagcagcagcagcagcagcagcagcaacaacaacaacaacaacaacagcagcagcaacaccagcagcagcagcagcagcaacaccagcagcagcagcagcagcaacaacagcagcagcagcagcaaccacaaccacagcaacTGCAGTCAAACGTACAG CCCGTGATGGAGTTCTCAGCACAGGTGAATGCGATGCAGCATCTGAAGGAGCAACTAGAGCAAAGGACCAGAATGATACAGGCCAACATTCAGCGGCAGCAGGAGGAGCTAAGAAACATCCAGGAACAGCTGCAGAGGGTCCAGGGCCAGGGTATCCAG ATGTTGTTGCAGCAGCAGGGTGGAGCGATGAACATGCCGCTCCCCCAGGTGGCGCCGGTCCAGCAGACGACTGCTCTGAGCAATCAGGTCCCTCAAGCTGCAATTAACCCTGTGCATTCAGGAACACAGCCTCTCACCATCCAGCAACAGGCCCCTCCTCCTCAGCCAAGCCTTCAGCAGCAG ACTCAACGGCAGTCTCAGCAGCCTCCTCAGGCTCAGCCGCAGACCCAGAACTCTGTGCCAACCCAACTGTACAACACCATGATGATCTCCCAGCCGGGGCAGCACAACGTGCTGCAGATTAGCACCAGTCTGCCGCAGAACAATACTCCACAAGGCACAACTGTGGCCACCTTCACACAGGACCGTCAGATCCG ATTTCCAGCAGGGCAGCAGCTGGTTACTAAACTTGTAACAGCTCCAATGGCGTGTGGGGCAGTCATGGTTCCCACCTCCATGTTCATGGGCCAGGTGGTCACCGCGTATAACCCTTTTGGTGGGCAACAG CAGGgaggacaaacacagacactgaCCCTTCAACCAGCGCAACCTCCCCAGGGTCAGACTGACGGCTCCAACCAGACGGCTGTAGTGGCGCAAAGCGGCCAACaggggcagcagcagcagcaattcCTACAG GGCACTCGCCTTCTCCATAGTAACCAATCCACCCAGCTGATTCTGCAGGCAGCTTTCCCACTTCAGCAGCAGGGTAGTTTTACTCAGACAactcatcaacaacaacaacagcagcaacagcaacaacaacaacaacaacaacaatcacagCAAaggcaacaacagcaacaatccCACCACCAGAGGCATCCACAGCAACTTAAACCTCAGCCCCAGAAACAGCAGAAAGCGCCATCGTCACACAGGACTGACAGTGTCAGCAGCCAACCGCAGTAA
- the exoc1l gene encoding exocyst complex component 1-like codes for MSSLLREEMQRVLFRPAKQRLMEFIEIEETEIGRHFLCVSIGNRKRLVQLCIVRCQMTQAPLKSGSKRGHTKRSSIQECYRRTEIWSLQDLTLVDGRDPDVDDPCFLLHFDKVRTVHAVSCSAKYAFVRALVALSEQHCQRSLNLDNFDWAYIKPTSFYSNRGDCVVLSQICFYAFNLVCLSMCPVPLET; via the exons ATGTCGTCTCTTCTGAGGGAGGAGATGCAAAGGGTTTTATTTCGACCTGCAAAACAGAGACTGATGGAATTTATTGAGATTGAAGAAACGGAAATTGGACGACATTTCCTCTGCGTTTCAA TTGGAAACAGAAAAAGGCTTGTGCAGTTATGCATTGTGCGGTGCCAGATGACACAGGCTCCCCTTAAATCTGGATCCAAAAGGGGCCACACCAAACGCTCCAGCATCCAGGAGTGCTATAGGAGGACAGAAATCTGGTCCCTGCAAGACCTGACTCTGGTGGATGGGCGAGACCCTGATGTG GATGACCCCTGTTTTTTGCTCCACTTTGACAAAGTCCGTACAGTACACGCTGTCAGCTGCTCGGCCAAATACGCATTCGTGCGTGCTCTGGTTGCTCTCAGTGAACAGCACTGTCAGAGGTCGCTGAACCTGGACAACTTTGACTGGGCCTACATCAAACCCACATCGTTCTATTCCAACAGAGGAGACTGTGTGGTGCTATCACAGATATGTTTCTATGCGTTCAACTTGGTATGTCTGTCCATGTGCCCTGTGCCTCTGGAAACATGA
- the LOC127613898 gene encoding circadian locomoter output cycles protein kaput-like isoform X2: MTSSIADDCSIFDGLMEEDEKDKAKRVSRNKSEKKRRDQFNVLIKELGTMLPGNTRKMDKSTILQKSIDFLCKHKEIAAQSESSEIRQDWKPPFLSNEEFTQLMLEALDGFFIAIMTDGNILYVSESVTSLLEHLPADLVDQNLLNFLPVGEHSDVYKALSTHPNDPETLTSDYLKSKNYMEFCCHMLRGSIDPKEPPIYEYVSFIGNFKSLNNVPNVTRNGLAGVLQRSLQPAFDDQVCFVATVRLTKPQFIKEMCTVEEPNEEFTSRHSLEWKFLFLDHRAPPIIGYLPFEVLGTSGYDYYHVDDLETLAKCHEHLMQYGKGKSCYYRFLTKGQQWIWLQTHYYITYHQWNSRPEFIVCTHTVVSYAEVRAEQRRELGIEESKPEVTMDKSQDSGSELNTSSLKEALERFDRSRTPSTSSRSSRKSSSHVSDNTCTSSKLHMDTATPPRQSLASTMDMTSQRRSSISSQSMSSQTTGQSVTPSMISQQQQQQQQQQQQQQQQQQQQQHQQQQQQQHQQQQQQQQQQQQQQPQPQQLQSNVQPVMEFSAQVNAMQHLKEQLEQRTRMIQANIQRQQEELRNIQEQLQRVQGQGIQMLLQQQGGAMNMPLPQVAPVQQTTALSNQVPQAAINPVHSGTQPLTIQQQAPPPQPSLQQQTQRQSQQPPQAQPQTQNSVPTQLYNTMMISQPGQHNVLQISTSLPQNNTPQGTTVATFTQDRQIRFPAGQQLVTKLVTAPMACGAVMVPTSMFMGQVVTAYNPFGGQQQGGQTQTLTLQPAQPPQGQTDGSNQTAVVAQSGQQGQQQQQFLQGTRLLHSNQSTQLILQAAFPLQQQGSFTQTTHQQQQQQQQQQQQQQQQSQQRQQQQQSHHQRHPQQLKPQPQKQQKAPSSHRTDSVSSQPH, encoded by the exons ATGACATCAAGCATTGC GGATGATTGTAGCATCTTTGATGGGTTGATGGAAGAAGATGAAAAGGACAAAGCAAAACG CGTTTCCCGGAACAAGTCTGAGAAGAAACGGAGAGACCAGTTCAATGTCCTCATCAAGGAACTTGGCACCATGTTGCCTGGCAACACCAGGAAGATGGACAAGTCCACCATCCTGCAGAAAAGTATCGACTTCCTGTGTAAACACAAAG AAATCGCTGCCCAGTCTGAGTCCAGTGAGATCAGACAGGACTGGAAGCCGCCATTTCTTAGCAATGAGGAGTTCACCCAGCTCATGTTGGAG GCACTGGATGGCTTCTTCATAGCAATAATGACTGATGGGAATATCCTCTATGTGTCAGAAAGTGTCACCTCATTACTGGAACACCTTCCT GCTGAcctggtggaccagaatttgtTAAACTTCCTGCCAGTTGGAGAGCACTCAGATGTGTACAAAGCCTTGTCCACACACCCCAACGACCCAGAAACCCTCACGTCAGATTATTTAAAGA GTAAAAACTACATGGAATTTTGTTGTCATATGCTCCGAGGGTCAATTGATCCAAAAGAACCTCCTATCTATGAATATGTCAGCTTCATTGGAAATTTCAAGTCACTCAACAATG TTCCTAACGTGACAAGAAATGGTCTGGCGGGGGTTTTACAGCGCTCTCTTCAGCCAGCCTTTGATGACCAAGTGTGCTTCGTAGCTACTGTACGGCTAACTAAACCTCAGTTTATCAAG GAGATGTGTACAGTGGAAGAGCCCAATGAAGAATTCACGTCTCGGCACAGTTTGGAATGGAAATTCCTTTTTCTAGACCACAG agCTCCACCAATTATAGGCTATTTACCATTTGAGGTTCTGGGAACTTCAGGGTACGACTATTATCACGTGGACGACCTGGAGACCCTTGCTAAGTGCCACGAACACT TGATGCAGTACGGTAAAGGGAAGTCTTGTTACTACCGTTTCCTGACGAAAGGTCAACAGTGGATCTGGCTGCAGACGCACTACTACATCACCTATCACCAATGGAACTCTCGGCCTGAGTTTATTGTCTGCACACACACGGTAGTCAG CTATGCAGAAGTGAGGGCAGAGCAGCGAAGGGAGCTGGGCATTGAAGAGTCCAAACCTGAGGTCACTATGGATaag AGCCAGGACTCCGGTTCAGAGCTGAACACATCCAGCCTCAAGGAGGCATTAGAAAGGTTTGACCGCAGCCGAACACCCTCAACCTCTTCGCGAAGTTCCCGGAAGTCTTCATCGCATGTATCAGACAACACTTGCACTT CCTCCAAGCTACATATGGATACAGCCACGCCTCCACGACAATCTCTGGCTTCAACCATGGATATGACCTCACAGCGTCGCTCATCCATTAGCAGCCAG TCCATGAGCTCTCAGACTACTGGGCAGAGCGTCACACCAAGTATGATcagtcagcagcagcagcagcagcagcagcagcagcaacaacaacaacaacaacaacagcagcagcaacaccagcagcagcagcagcagcaacaccagcagcagcagcagcagcaacaacagcagcagcagcagcaaccacaaccacagcaacTGCAGTCAAACGTACAG CCCGTGATGGAGTTCTCAGCACAGGTGAATGCGATGCAGCATCTGAAGGAGCAACTAGAGCAAAGGACCAGAATGATACAGGCCAACATTCAGCGGCAGCAGGAGGAGCTAAGAAACATCCAGGAACAGCTGCAGAGGGTCCAGGGCCAGGGTATCCAG ATGTTGTTGCAGCAGCAGGGTGGAGCGATGAACATGCCGCTCCCCCAGGTGGCGCCGGTCCAGCAGACGACTGCTCTGAGCAATCAGGTCCCTCAAGCTGCAATTAACCCTGTGCATTCAGGAACACAGCCTCTCACCATCCAGCAACAGGCCCCTCCTCCTCAGCCAAGCCTTCAGCAGCAG ACTCAACGGCAGTCTCAGCAGCCTCCTCAGGCTCAGCCGCAGACCCAGAACTCTGTGCCAACCCAACTGTACAACACCATGATGATCTCCCAGCCGGGGCAGCACAACGTGCTGCAGATTAGCACCAGTCTGCCGCAGAACAATACTCCACAAGGCACAACTGTGGCCACCTTCACACAGGACCGTCAGATCCG ATTTCCAGCAGGGCAGCAGCTGGTTACTAAACTTGTAACAGCTCCAATGGCGTGTGGGGCAGTCATGGTTCCCACCTCCATGTTCATGGGCCAGGTGGTCACCGCGTATAACCCTTTTGGTGGGCAACAG CAGGgaggacaaacacagacactgaCCCTTCAACCAGCGCAACCTCCCCAGGGTCAGACTGACGGCTCCAACCAGACGGCTGTAGTGGCGCAAAGCGGCCAACaggggcagcagcagcagcaattcCTACAG GGCACTCGCCTTCTCCATAGTAACCAATCCACCCAGCTGATTCTGCAGGCAGCTTTCCCACTTCAGCAGCAGGGTAGTTTTACTCAGACAactcatcaacaacaacaacagcagcaacagcaacaacaacaacaacaacaacaatcacagCAAaggcaacaacagcaacaatccCACCACCAGAGGCATCCACAGCAACTTAAACCTCAGCCCCAGAAACAGCAGAAAGCGCCATCGTCACACAGGACTGACAGTGTCAGCAGCCAACCGCA CTGA